The alpha proteobacterium U9-1i genome includes a region encoding these proteins:
- a CDS encoding Holliday junction DNA helicase (FIG065221), with translation MSDLFEAAGLDGAAPRPLADRLRPKRLDEVVGQDHLLQALGPIGRMVAQKRLASMVLWGPPGVGKTTIARLLAEETGLEFQQISAVFSGVADLKKAFETARGRRASGKGTLLFVDEIHRFNRAQQDGFLPYVEEGVITLVGATTENPSFEINAALLSRAQVFVLKRLDDAALELLLARAEALLGKKLPLTPDARIALANMADGDGRYLLTLAEEAFALASTQMLDAPQLGQLLQKRAPAYDKDREEHYNLISALHKSIRGSDPDAALYWLARMVVGGEDLLFIARRIVRAAAEDIGLADPTALLIANAAKDAVHFIGPPEAELHLAQAVLHLATAPKSNAAYIAWKQAKSAASETGSLMPPKHILNAPTKLMENEGYGKGYSYDHEAPDAFSGQNYFPDGMKRRRFYDPAGRGREQPIKERLDHWAKLRAERAEKG, from the coding sequence ATGAGCGATCTCTTCGAAGCGGCCGGACTAGACGGAGCGGCCCCGCGCCCGTTGGCGGACCGGCTGCGGCCCAAGCGACTCGACGAGGTTGTGGGCCAAGATCATTTGCTTCAGGCGCTTGGTCCGATCGGTCGCATGGTCGCTCAAAAGCGGTTGGCGTCGATGGTGCTCTGGGGCCCGCCTGGCGTTGGCAAAACCACCATCGCGCGCTTGTTGGCCGAAGAGACCGGGCTCGAATTTCAGCAAATCAGCGCGGTGTTCTCAGGCGTCGCCGATTTGAAGAAGGCGTTCGAAACCGCGCGCGGCCGCCGCGCTTCCGGCAAAGGCACGCTGTTGTTCGTGGACGAGATCCATCGCTTCAATCGCGCACAGCAGGATGGTTTCTTGCCCTATGTGGAAGAGGGTGTGATCACACTCGTCGGCGCCACCACTGAAAATCCCAGCTTCGAGATCAACGCGGCGTTGCTCTCGCGTGCGCAAGTGTTTGTGCTGAAGCGTCTGGATGATGCGGCGCTCGAGCTTTTGCTCGCCCGCGCCGAGGCGCTGCTTGGCAAGAAGCTGCCGCTCACGCCGGATGCGCGCATCGCGCTCGCCAACATGGCCGACGGCGATGGACGCTATCTGCTGACGCTTGCCGAAGAAGCGTTTGCACTAGCCTCAACCCAAATGCTCGACGCACCGCAACTTGGCCAGCTGTTGCAAAAGCGCGCGCCGGCCTACGACAAAGATCGCGAAGAGCACTACAATCTCATATCGGCGCTCCACAAAAGCATTCGCGGTTCCGATCCGGATGCGGCGCTCTATTGGCTCGCGCGCATGGTGGTTGGCGGAGAGGATTTGCTGTTCATCGCGCGACGTATCGTGCGCGCCGCGGCCGAGGACATCGGCCTTGCTGACCCGACTGCGCTGTTGATCGCGAACGCGGCAAAGGACGCGGTGCACTTCATCGGTCCGCCCGAAGCGGAATTGCATCTGGCGCAAGCAGTACTGCATCTCGCCACGGCGCCTAAGTCCAACGCGGCGTACATTGCGTGGAAGCAGGCCAAGAGTGCTGCCAGCGAAACGGGCTCGCTGATGCCGCCCAAGCACATCTTGAACGCGCCGACCAAGCTCATGGAAAACGAGGGATACGGCAAAGGCTATTCCTACGACCACGAGGCGCCGGACGCGTTTTCGGGTCAGAACTACTTTCCCGATGGCATGAAGCGTCGCCGCTTCTACGACCCCGCAGGGCGAGGCCGTGAGCAGCCGATCAAGGAGAGGTTGGACCATTGGGCCAAATTGCGCGCGGAGCGTGCGGAAAAGGGCTGA
- a CDS encoding acylamino-acid-releasing enzyme, which yields MKIRLAAAFAVFALASTVAVAQPARGPANILTSADVFNLEHAANPRISPDGRLVAYERVSGDIMADRFRRAIWLVDADGRTHRPLAQSSTGNFTQPVWSPNGRAIAYAANENNRNELRVFYLDTQRSATIARLAGGPANLTWSPDGSSLAFQMFTEADDSRGPRMPDRPDGAEWAPPARVLERTQIRADGQGFLPNGSIQIYVVPADGGAPRQLTYGEANQNGRMSWTSDGRRLIFAANAEEGFERQPNESDVYSLDIGSGAIRRLTTRDGEEGSPILSPDGRRMAYVGFDDRRQGYQVTELYVANADGSNPRSLTASLDRDVQAPQWAGNGTLYFLFVDQGITKLGRISANGGRVETVLTGIGGVTFGRPGTNGAFSVNNSGRYAVTTANSTRPSDISVGSGGSARRLTYLNEDVLANKRIPEATHITTPSSADGRPVHGWIVRPPNFDPSRRYPLILEIHGGPFSAYGPVFSPEVQLYAAAGYVVVFSNPRGSTSYGGEFGNLIHHAYPSQDYDDLMSIVDATIAQEPIDTERLYVTGGSGGGVLTAWIVGHTNRFRAALSEKPVINWLSFNNYSDLQFLTNDYWFGEHVWEEGAAARYWARSPLAYVGNVTTPTALMVGDADARTPMSESEQFYQALRARNVPTRLTIIPGAPHNIAHRPSNIAMKVGVTLGWFAEYGGPQVPDPNTGEQN from the coding sequence ATGAAGATCAGACTTGCCGCGGCGTTTGCCGTGTTCGCGCTTGCTTCGACAGTGGCGGTGGCTCAGCCAGCGCGCGGCCCAGCGAATATTCTCACCAGCGCTGACGTGTTCAATCTCGAGCATGCCGCCAACCCGCGCATTTCGCCCGATGGCCGTTTGGTGGCCTATGAGCGCGTGTCTGGCGACATCATGGCGGATCGCTTCCGCCGCGCGATCTGGTTGGTCGATGCCGATGGCCGTACGCATCGTCCGTTGGCGCAGAGCTCAACGGGAAATTTCACGCAACCAGTCTGGTCGCCAAACGGTCGGGCCATCGCGTACGCCGCCAACGAGAACAACCGCAACGAACTGCGCGTGTTCTATCTCGACACGCAACGCTCAGCGACGATCGCGCGCCTCGCCGGCGGGCCCGCCAACCTCACTTGGTCGCCTGATGGATCGTCGCTCGCGTTCCAGATGTTTACCGAAGCTGATGATTCACGCGGGCCGCGCATGCCCGACCGGCCGGATGGCGCGGAATGGGCCCCGCCCGCGCGCGTCCTGGAGCGCACGCAAATCCGCGCCGATGGCCAAGGCTTCCTCCCGAACGGCAGCATTCAGATTTATGTCGTGCCCGCCGATGGCGGCGCACCGCGCCAGCTGACCTATGGCGAAGCCAACCAAAACGGCCGCATGTCGTGGACATCGGACGGCCGGCGTTTGATCTTCGCGGCGAACGCCGAGGAAGGCTTTGAGCGGCAGCCGAACGAGAGCGACGTCTATTCGCTCGACATTGGTTCGGGCGCGATCCGCCGGCTGACCACGCGCGACGGTGAAGAGGGCTCGCCGATCTTGTCGCCCGATGGACGGCGCATGGCGTATGTTGGCTTTGACGATCGCCGGCAGGGCTATCAGGTGACGGAACTCTACGTCGCCAACGCCGATGGCTCGAACCCACGCTCACTCACCGCTTCGCTCGATCGCGACGTGCAGGCGCCGCAATGGGCGGGCAATGGCACGCTCTACTTCCTGTTCGTCGACCAAGGAATCACCAAGCTCGGCCGCATCAGCGCCAATGGCGGACGCGTCGAGACGGTGCTCACCGGCATCGGTGGCGTGACGTTTGGGCGTCCCGGCACGAACGGCGCATTCAGCGTCAACAATTCCGGCCGCTACGCTGTCACCACTGCTAACTCGACGCGCCCTTCAGACATCTCCGTAGGCTCGGGCGGCAGCGCGCGGCGGCTGACCTACCTCAACGAGGATGTGCTTGCGAACAAGCGCATCCCTGAGGCCACGCACATCACGACGCCGTCGAGCGCGGATGGGCGCCCGGTTCACGGTTGGATTGTGCGTCCGCCGAATTTCGATCCGAGCCGGCGCTATCCGTTGATCCTGGAAATCCACGGCGGCCCGTTTTCTGCCTATGGCCCGGTGTTTTCACCGGAAGTGCAGCTCTATGCGGCCGCTGGTTACGTTGTGGTGTTCTCGAACCCGCGCGGATCGACATCGTATGGCGGTGAGTTTGGCAACCTGATCCACCACGCGTATCCGAGCCAGGATTACGACGATCTGATGAGCATCGTCGACGCGACCATCGCGCAAGAACCGATCGACACCGAACGGTTGTATGTCACTGGCGGTTCGGGCGGCGGTGTGTTGACGGCCTGGATCGTGGGCCACACCAACCGCTTCCGTGCGGCGCTGTCGGAGAAGCCCGTCATTAATTGGCTGAGCTTCAACAATTATTCCGACCTGCAATTCCTCACCAACGATTATTGGTTCGGTGAGCACGTGTGGGAAGAAGGTGCGGCGGCGCGCTATTGGGCGCGTTCACCGCTGGCTTACGTTGGCAACGTCACCACGCCGACGGCGTTGATGGTGGGCGACGCCGACGCGCGCACGCCGATGAGCGAATCCGAGCAATTCTATCAGGCGCTGCGCGCGCGCAACGTGCCGACACGTCTGACGATCATCCCCGGCGCGCCGCACAACATCGCGCATCGGCCATCGAACATTGCGATGAAAGTCGGCGTGACGCTCGGTTGGTTCGCCGAATATGGCGGTCCGCAAGTGCCTGACCCGAACACGGGCGAGCAGAACTGA
- a CDS encoding acylamino-acid-releasing enzyme has protein sequence MVRGLAAFAVLALVSTAAFAQPQRGPVNTLTAADVFNLEHAANPRISPDGALVAYERVTGDIMTDRFRRSIWLVDDDGRAHRPMAQGSGEYTQPVWSPNGRAVAYVAAEGGRTELRVFYIDTQRSATIARLAAAATNLTWSPDGATLAFQMLAREAPSALPRLPSRPEGAQWGPTFNVYERSTYRFNGQGYLPNGSTQIFVVPADGGAPRQLTFSRADLNGRMSWTPDGRRLIYAANAEEGFDAQWVESDVYSLNVADGAIRRLTSRDGREDQPALSPDGRRMAYVGFDDRQQGYQVTELYVANADGSGARSITPSLDRDVGNPQWAGNGSIYFLFVDRGETKLGRISAGGGRVTTVLDGIGSAGLGRPGTTGAFTVTNGGRYAVTTGTSQRPADVSIGSGSAARRLTSLNDDLLATKEIPQATRITVPSSADGRPVDGWIIRPPNFDPSRRYPMVLEIHGGPFAAYGPAFSTEFQLYAAAGYIVVYSNPRGSTSYGSDFGNLIHHAYPSQDYDDLMSIVDGAIAQEPIDTERLYVTGASGGGVLTAWIVGKTNRFRAALSEAPVINWTSFNLYTDVNVLANDYWFGEPVWAEGAVNRYWARSPLSLVGNVQTPTALMVGEADYRTPRSEAEQFHRALMMRGIPTRLITVPEASHTIAARPTGLAAKISAALQWFSEYGGPPVPNPDTGEQRTAAN, from the coding sequence ATGGTTCGGGGGCTGGCGGCGTTTGCCGTCCTTGCGTTGGTGTCAACGGCGGCGTTCGCCCAGCCGCAGCGTGGACCTGTCAACACTTTGACGGCGGCGGATGTGTTCAACCTCGAACACGCCGCCAATCCGCGCATTTCGCCAGATGGCGCGCTTGTCGCCTACGAGCGTGTCACTGGCGACATTATGACGGACCGGTTCCGGCGCTCGATCTGGTTGGTGGACGATGACGGACGCGCGCATCGGCCGATGGCGCAGGGTTCGGGTGAATACACACAACCGGTATGGTCGCCGAACGGGCGTGCAGTCGCCTATGTTGCGGCCGAAGGCGGGCGCACCGAATTGCGCGTGTTCTACATCGATACCCAACGCTCAGCGACGATTGCACGTTTGGCGGCCGCCGCGACGAACCTCACTTGGTCGCCAGACGGCGCTACGCTGGCGTTTCAGATGTTGGCGCGCGAGGCGCCAAGCGCTTTGCCGCGCCTGCCGTCACGCCCGGAAGGCGCGCAATGGGGGCCGACATTCAATGTCTATGAACGCAGCACGTATCGGTTCAACGGTCAGGGCTATCTGCCCAACGGCTCGACGCAAATCTTCGTTGTGCCCGCCGATGGCGGCGCGCCGCGCCAACTGACATTCAGCCGCGCCGACCTCAACGGCCGCATGTCCTGGACGCCGGATGGCCGGCGTTTGATTTACGCCGCTAACGCGGAAGAGGGTTTCGACGCGCAATGGGTGGAATCTGACGTCTATTCGTTGAATGTCGCGGACGGCGCTATTCGACGGCTCACGTCGCGCGACGGGCGCGAGGATCAACCAGCGCTTTCGCCAGACGGTCGGCGCATGGCGTATGTAGGCTTCGACGATCGTCAGCAGGGCTATCAGGTAACCGAGCTTTACGTCGCCAATGCCGATGGCTCGGGCGCGCGCTCGATTACGCCGTCTTTGGATCGCGATGTTGGCAATCCGCAATGGGCTGGCAATGGCTCAATCTATTTCCTGTTCGTGGATCGCGGTGAAACCAAGCTCGGCCGTATCAGCGCCGGTGGCGGGCGCGTGACGACCGTGCTGGACGGCATCGGCAGCGCAGGCCTCGGCAGACCCGGCACCACAGGCGCGTTCACCGTGACCAACGGCGGGCGCTACGCTGTCACAACGGGAACGTCGCAACGTCCGGCGGATGTGTCCATTGGCTCAGGGAGCGCCGCGCGCAGGCTGACCTCGCTCAATGACGATCTGCTCGCAACAAAGGAAATCCCCCAAGCCACGCGCATCACCGTGCCCTCGAGCGCCGATGGCCGGCCAGTTGACGGGTGGATTATTCGACCGCCGAATTTCGATCCGAGCCGTCGCTACCCGATGGTGCTGGAGATTCATGGCGGCCCATTCGCGGCCTACGGCCCGGCGTTCTCGACAGAGTTTCAGCTCTACGCGGCCGCAGGCTATATTGTCGTCTATTCAAACCCGCGCGGATCGACATCGTACGGCAGTGACTTCGGCAACCTGATCCATCACGCCTATCCGAGCCAGGATTACGATGACCTGATGAGTATCGTCGATGGCGCCATCGCGCAGGAGCCGATCGACACCGAACGGCTTTATGTAACGGGCGCGTCTGGCGGTGGCGTTCTAACAGCGTGGATTGTGGGCAAGACGAATCGTTTCCGCGCCGCGCTATCTGAAGCGCCAGTGATCAACTGGACGAGCTTCAACCTCTATACAGACGTGAACGTGCTCGCGAACGATTACTGGTTCGGCGAACCAGTGTGGGCGGAAGGCGCGGTCAACCGCTATTGGGCGCGCTCGCCGCTCTCCTTGGTGGGCAACGTGCAAACGCCGACAGCTTTGATGGTGGGCGAGGCCGATTACCGGACGCCGCGTTCCGAGGCCGAGCAATTCCATCGCGCTCTGATGATGCGTGGCATCCCCACGCGTCTCATCACCGTTCCCGAAGCTTCGCACACGATCGCCGCACGCCCGACTGGCCTCGCCGCCAAGATCAGCGCAGCGCTGCAATGGTTCAGCGAATACGGCGGCCCACCCGTGCCCAATCCGGATACGGGCGAGCAGCGCACGGCGGCGAACTAG
- a CDS encoding ribosomal large subunit pseudouridine synthase D encodes MLVFNKPAGLAVQGGAGVTRSFEELLAAFAKSNGKRPRLVHRLDRETSGVLVAARTQPAAAFLSQAFATRDTKKTYLAIVCGGAPDPAEGEVKLALKKSTRAGLDIMEVAANGQAALTHYRTLAATPAAAMVLLEPETGRMHQLRAHMAALGRPIAGDGKYGGLFRLGGVDVASLLLHAAVLDLPHPEGGRRRFSAPPPPHFLKAAKSLGLDHALPPQT; translated from the coding sequence ATGCTTGTGTTCAACAAGCCTGCGGGGCTTGCGGTGCAGGGTGGAGCCGGCGTCACGCGCAGCTTCGAGGAGTTGCTCGCCGCCTTTGCCAAGTCGAACGGCAAGCGTCCGCGTCTTGTCCACCGGCTGGACCGGGAAACCTCAGGCGTGCTCGTTGCGGCGCGGACCCAGCCGGCCGCCGCGTTTCTCTCGCAAGCCTTCGCGACGCGCGACACGAAGAAGACGTACCTCGCCATCGTCTGCGGTGGAGCGCCCGATCCGGCCGAGGGCGAAGTGAAGTTGGCGCTCAAGAAGTCCACCCGCGCAGGGCTCGACATTATGGAGGTTGCCGCCAACGGCCAGGCCGCGCTGACGCACTACCGCACGTTGGCCGCCACACCCGCTGCCGCCATGGTTCTTCTGGAACCGGAGACGGGGCGAATGCACCAGCTGCGCGCGCACATGGCCGCCCTGGGGCGACCGATCGCGGGAGACGGCAAATATGGGGGCCTCTTCAGGCTTGGCGGCGTCGATGTTGCGAGCCTTTTGTTACATGCCGCCGTCCTCGACCTGCCGCACCCCGAGGGAGGCCGCCGGCGTTTCAGCGCCCCGCCGCCTCCGCATTTTCTGAAGGCGGCGAAATCACTGGGGCTTGATCACGCGCTCCCGCCGCAAACCTGA
- a CDS encoding protein crcB homolog, whose translation MINLLLVALGGALGSAARYGVGLAAARWLGAGFPWGTLVVNIAGGLAMGLLAARTQEGEALRLLIGVGVLGGFTTFSAFSLETVRLMQQRPELGLAYIAASLALSVGACWLGLMLGRP comes from the coding sequence ATGATCAACCTGCTTTTGGTAGCGCTCGGCGGCGCCTTAGGCTCTGCCGCACGCTACGGAGTGGGATTGGCGGCGGCGCGCTGGCTGGGCGCGGGATTTCCGTGGGGCACGCTTGTGGTGAACATAGCCGGCGGGCTCGCGATGGGCCTGCTGGCGGCGCGGACGCAAGAGGGCGAGGCGCTCCGGCTGCTGATCGGCGTTGGTGTTTTGGGCGGTTTCACTACGTTTTCGGCGTTCTCGCTTGAAACCGTGCGGCTGATGCAGCAACGCCCTGAATTGGGGTTGGCTTACATCGCTGCGTCGCTCGCTTTGAGCGTCGGTGCATGTTGGTTAGGATTGATGCTGGGGCGTCCATGA
- a CDS encoding ribosomal large subunit pseudouridine synthase C has translation MLVRIDAGASMKAVESVEVSHDDGESRLDRWLRRRYPHLNQGQVEKLIRTGQVRVDGARAKASDRVAAGQVVRVPPLPDAAARLPAGMSGKDVDFVRSLVIHKDDDVIVINKPHGLAVQGGTKTVRHLDGLLEGLKFENEKKPKLVHRLDRDTSGCLVLARHPRAAAFLGEAFRDRDTDKIYWAIVAGSPRPKLGELRSWMRKAPGVHDADREMMQSCLQQDEGAVHAVTQYVVLASAGGRASWVALRPVTGRTHQLRFHMAELGHAIVGDPKYTSDRETPSGLDDKLLLHARALRLPHPTKGEINVTAQLSPHMAAAFETLGFDAREAKDPFEPFAASRK, from the coding sequence ATGTTGGTTAGGATTGATGCTGGGGCGTCCATGAAGGCGGTCGAATCCGTCGAGGTCAGTCACGACGATGGTGAAAGCCGGCTCGACCGCTGGCTGCGCCGGCGCTACCCGCACCTCAATCAGGGCCAAGTCGAAAAACTGATCCGCACCGGGCAAGTGCGCGTCGATGGCGCGCGCGCCAAGGCGTCCGATCGTGTGGCCGCGGGGCAAGTCGTGCGTGTGCCTCCGCTGCCCGACGCTGCGGCGCGATTGCCGGCCGGCATGAGCGGCAAGGACGTCGATTTCGTCCGCTCGCTGGTGATCCATAAGGACGACGACGTCATCGTCATCAACAAGCCGCATGGGTTGGCCGTTCAGGGCGGCACCAAAACGGTGCGCCATCTCGACGGCCTGCTCGAAGGCCTGAAGTTCGAGAACGAGAAGAAGCCCAAGCTCGTCCATCGCCTCGACCGCGATACTTCCGGTTGCCTCGTGCTCGCGCGCCACCCGCGTGCGGCGGCCTTCTTGGGCGAGGCGTTTCGCGATCGCGATACGGACAAGATTTACTGGGCGATCGTCGCCGGCAGTCCGCGCCCGAAATTGGGGGAGTTGCGCAGCTGGATGCGCAAGGCGCCGGGGGTTCACGATGCTGACCGCGAGATGATGCAGAGCTGCCTTCAGCAGGATGAAGGCGCCGTGCACGCTGTGACGCAATACGTGGTTCTGGCGTCGGCCGGCGGGCGCGCGTCCTGGGTGGCGCTACGCCCCGTCACGGGACGCACGCATCAGCTGCGCTTCCACATGGCCGAGCTTGGGCATGCGATCGTCGGCGATCCGAAATACACGTCCGATCGCGAGACCCCTTCAGGGCTGGACGATAAGCTGCTTCTGCACGCGCGGGCTTTGCGTCTGCCCCATCCGACGAAGGGCGAGATCAACGTCACGGCGCAGCTTTCGCCGCATATGGCCGCCGCGTTCGAAACGCTTGGCTTCGACGCCCGTGAAGCAAAAGACCCGTTCGAGCCGTTTGCCGCGTCGCGGAAGTAG
- a CDS encoding TPR repeat, whose protein sequence is MKSYDVSALANAAHELLRQGDAVGAERVLSPVFDQLKAEASVMHLMGLIKKAQNKLVEAEKHLRGAISHALSEGSYYNDLGVVLQARGEFEEAARVFRAAIALLPDAGAVRVNLTRCLVASGQLKEADHEARTYISVAPGAESWTLLHQVQRAQERHRDALVSAETALRYAPKLRSLRINYAASLDRLGRGKEALPIYSELVRENVESPDLALAFARALYAEGEKQDAETVLEQASSAWPEAANLHGALARMRWLRGEGERAGALIEQAIAKRPSDLGLRLLCADVHHRGGHDARALTILDEALRAAPDQPALLAARGIVLDELNQLDEAVRTFERALLVQPGAASTQRNLVSTLLRAGRPQEALGLARTIRQQAPDDQLLIACVASALRMLGDPAYGRFNDYARYVRSYDIPAPRGFFTADNFNASLAEILRVQHRVNAHPLDQSLTHGTQTGRSLLASEEPNLLAFFKAVEAAIRDYVAALPLGLDDPVGRRKSDRQLMTSCWSVRLTQGGAQPNHVHDQGWLSSAYYVALNPAKGAKGRLKFGEPHRPMPGCSPDHFVEPKVGTLVLFPSYMWHGTEAFGGAERLSLAFDVVPA, encoded by the coding sequence ATGAAGTCCTACGACGTCTCCGCACTCGCCAATGCCGCGCACGAACTGCTACGGCAAGGCGATGCCGTAGGCGCCGAACGCGTGCTCTCGCCGGTGTTTGATCAGCTGAAAGCCGAAGCGTCGGTCATGCACCTGATGGGGCTGATCAAGAAAGCGCAGAATAAGCTCGTTGAAGCCGAGAAGCATTTGCGCGGCGCTATTTCGCACGCGTTGAGCGAGGGTTCTTACTACAACGATCTCGGCGTTGTGCTGCAGGCAAGAGGCGAGTTCGAGGAGGCCGCGCGCGTTTTCCGAGCCGCCATCGCGTTGTTGCCCGATGCGGGCGCCGTGCGTGTGAATCTTACGCGTTGCCTAGTGGCGTCCGGGCAGTTGAAGGAAGCTGATCACGAGGCGCGAACCTACATCAGTGTGGCGCCTGGCGCCGAGAGTTGGACGCTCCTGCATCAGGTGCAGCGCGCTCAGGAGCGCCACCGCGATGCATTGGTGTCGGCGGAAACGGCGCTTCGCTACGCGCCCAAACTGCGCAGTTTGCGGATCAATTACGCCGCATCGTTGGATCGGCTAGGCCGCGGCAAGGAAGCGCTGCCGATCTACAGCGAATTGGTCCGTGAGAATGTGGAATCGCCGGATCTTGCCTTGGCGTTTGCGCGCGCGCTCTACGCGGAGGGTGAAAAGCAAGACGCGGAGACCGTACTCGAGCAGGCGTCGAGCGCTTGGCCCGAGGCGGCGAACTTGCACGGTGCGCTGGCGCGGATGCGTTGGCTTCGGGGCGAAGGCGAGCGCGCGGGCGCGTTGATTGAGCAAGCGATCGCCAAACGGCCATCCGATCTTGGCCTACGCCTTTTGTGTGCTGACGTGCATCATCGCGGCGGCCATGACGCCCGCGCGCTCACAATTCTGGACGAAGCGCTGCGCGCCGCGCCGGACCAGCCGGCGTTGCTCGCCGCGCGCGGCATAGTGTTGGATGAGCTGAACCAATTGGATGAGGCAGTGCGCACATTCGAGCGCGCGCTGCTTGTGCAACCGGGCGCGGCGTCCACGCAGCGAAACCTCGTCTCGACATTGTTGCGCGCCGGCCGCCCGCAGGAGGCGTTGGGGCTAGCGAGGACAATCCGTCAACAGGCGCCGGACGATCAGTTGCTGATCGCCTGCGTCGCGTCGGCGCTGCGGATGCTTGGCGATCCGGCGTACGGGCGCTTCAACGATTATGCGCGCTATGTCCGCAGTTACGATATTCCAGCGCCACGTGGTTTCTTCACGGCAGACAATTTCAATGCGTCGCTGGCGGAGATATTGCGCGTTCAGCATCGGGTAAATGCACATCCTCTGGACCAAAGCCTGACGCACGGTACGCAGACCGGCCGCAGTCTGCTTGCGAGCGAGGAGCCCAATCTGCTGGCTTTCTTCAAAGCGGTTGAAGCGGCGATCCGAGACTACGTGGCGGCGCTGCCGTTGGGCCTGGATGATCCGGTGGGGCGGCGCAAAAGCGATCGCCAACTCATGACGTCGTGCTGGTCGGTTCGCCTGACGCAGGGCGGCGCCCAGCCGAACCACGTGCACGACCAAGGCTGGCTGAGTTCGGCCTATTATGTGGCGCTCAATCCAGCCAAGGGCGCCAAAGGGCGGCTCAAGTTCGGCGAGCCGCATCGGCCAATGCCCGGCTGTTCGCCGGATCATTTCGTCGAGCCAAAGGTCGGGACGCTGGTGTTGTTTCCTTCCTATATGTGGCACGGCACGGAAGCGTTTGGCGGGGCCGAGCGGCTCTCGCTCGCTTTCGACGTTGTGCCTGCATAA